The Aggregatilinea lenta genome includes a region encoding these proteins:
- a CDS encoding M20/M25/M40 family metallo-hydrolase codes for MDFSNGIIHWLANSAALNEVRQGIDEEALLAEAIAVQQIPAPTFAEGPRAEYVRRRFEQAGLQDARVDVLFNVVGRWPGTYPDRPAVMLSAHLDTVFGAGADLSVRREGNRLYGPGIGDNSVAVAGLLALLDLFARHSIRPDADIWFVANSREEGLGNLDGIRAVWEQLHDRLGAALVVEGMALGRVYRAGIAVRRLKITCHAPGGHSWLHFGSPSAVHGLIKLGARILDIKPPEKPRTTYNIGVIEGGCSVNSLATSAHFYLDMRSETARALHTLEQAVNAAIAACRNREVTFDVEVVGDRPSGAIDPAHPLVQTAVSALHAIGIRGVLDAGSTDANVLLANGLPTITVGLSVGGNAHRPDEFVEVGPVGKGLWHLLLLVLATAQQVHTWHAD; via the coding sequence GTGGACTTTTCCAACGGAATCATTCATTGGCTGGCGAACAGCGCCGCGCTGAACGAAGTCCGCCAGGGCATCGACGAAGAAGCACTGCTCGCCGAGGCGATCGCCGTGCAGCAGATTCCGGCTCCTACCTTTGCCGAAGGACCGCGTGCAGAGTACGTCCGCCGCCGCTTCGAGCAAGCGGGTTTGCAGGACGCGCGTGTGGACGTGTTGTTCAACGTGGTCGGGCGCTGGCCCGGCACGTATCCCGACCGGCCTGCCGTGATGCTATCGGCCCACCTGGATACCGTGTTTGGAGCCGGGGCGGATCTCTCCGTGCGGAGGGAGGGAAACCGGCTGTACGGACCCGGCATCGGCGACAACAGCGTCGCGGTGGCGGGGTTGCTCGCGCTGCTCGACCTGTTTGCGCGCCACTCGATTCGCCCCGACGCGGATATCTGGTTTGTGGCCAACAGCCGCGAAGAGGGCCTGGGCAACCTCGACGGCATCCGCGCCGTATGGGAGCAGCTTCATGACCGGCTCGGCGCGGCGCTGGTGGTCGAAGGCATGGCGTTGGGACGCGTCTATCGCGCAGGGATCGCCGTGCGCCGGTTGAAAATTACGTGCCATGCGCCGGGGGGCCACAGTTGGCTGCATTTCGGATCGCCGAGCGCCGTGCACGGGCTGATCAAGCTCGGCGCGCGTATTCTCGATATCAAGCCGCCCGAAAAACCCCGGACCACCTACAACATCGGCGTGATCGAAGGCGGCTGTTCGGTGAACAGTCTGGCGACCTCCGCGCATTTTTATCTCGACATGCGGTCCGAAACGGCGCGCGCGCTACACACATTGGAGCAGGCCGTGAACGCCGCGATTGCCGCGTGCCGCAACCGCGAGGTGACGTTTGACGTCGAGGTGGTGGGCGACCGTCCGTCCGGGGCGATCGATCCGGCACATCCGCTGGTGCAGACTGCCGTGTCGGCGCTGCATGCGATCGGTATACGCGGCGTTTTGGACGCAGGCAGCACCGACGCCAACGTGCTGCTGGCGAACGGACTGCCCACCATCACCGTGGGGCTGAGCGTCGGCGGCAATGCGCACCGCCCGGACGAGTTTGTTGAGGTCGGTCCGGTCGGCAAAGGGCTGTGGCATCTGCTGCTGCTGGTCCTCGCGACGGCCCAGCAGGTTCACACCTGGCACGCGGATTAG
- a CDS encoding ATP-binding protein has product MTSATFRFHLFGVLRLTYDGQPVTLPPQPSAVCAFLLLNRQRRITREELQALFWPDAEPTKAQERLRRALYLLRRALEPHDDLIATEGTELAIAPDVSVWVDVEEFERLLLDAYRTEPPDRILLERAVDLVKDDLLKDIYADWALLEREHTLQRLLIALRHLIGLCQADGDWPAVLTHAHRLLELDPLQEVAHRALMTAHAATGDRSAALRVYQQCVKALDEELGADPLPETTALYGAIRAGEMVSAIPVTPPAPPPAASADLQQVPLVGREAELAAIATEWHICRSGRSRLLLITGSAGMGKSRLVQEAAERLPGSDVTIITGNCYAMEAGTPYQMIADVMHAALEHLDEPLDPVTRADLIQLVPSLQANVRESQVIRLSAAPDTAVRLQEAVTTVIRRLASSGRGLWLIAEDLHWADPASLSCLNHALRRCAELPFMVLATLRDEEVSFDSPLMDWPSNSVHAPAPTTRIQLRPLAPDVVRDLLGQITTGNDAGRLLAFLNRETAGNPFFMVETLRALIEQDILREGDDGTWHLTNGAPVGDEALPLSDVVLQTIRGRIRRLSRPAQDLLTVAAVLEHDLDERLLVQLVDPSVAIDLALDDVLRAVILEETQPGRYEFTHIKVREIIYADTSAPRRRFLHRRAGEVLATSAAAASLPETARLAYHFGHAHEWTRALLYQWRAARTAQLTGAMAEANRYAEIVQELLDHHAAEIDPAALPERVDAIRFDMLALRAEFRRQAATGGLYYPPDLIAAIDVLVPALDEPRQARAALQQATHRLGQGDLAGAQDAATQGRRLYTALGDDWGQMDALQHAIEIAYRSGDIVAMHTLVGEMRTLSTRNGLPEIRQALARTEMRLAVYAGNWMQVLKLAITLSATTQLDPAIAWLPLANLGLAYLKLGAYGEAEKIAQEAIRASEVTGVLGLGARVLLAQLALARGQPAAARDMLRDLLIAPDPLLGEVEVVSPALALTRCCAALGDDAEAKKWAGRASQAMSRVRLPILYPLPQVAWAITHLAAERYEDAQRRLLYPLEYIMLLEDTSPQEIFALRAAAAHGLGDETAARLWLAEAQAALEEQAAAIDDPAYRKSFLDEVSLHRFIRRAHGGAPWQPRDALAFPDAARSSP; this is encoded by the coding sequence ATGACCAGTGCTACCTTTCGCTTTCACCTTTTCGGCGTGCTGCGGCTCACCTACGACGGCCAGCCGGTCACCTTGCCGCCGCAGCCAAGCGCGGTTTGCGCGTTTCTGCTGCTCAACCGCCAGCGCCGCATCACCCGCGAAGAATTGCAAGCCCTCTTCTGGCCCGATGCCGAACCCACCAAAGCCCAGGAACGCCTGCGTCGCGCGTTGTATTTGCTGCGCCGCGCGCTGGAACCGCATGACGACCTGATCGCCACGGAAGGCACAGAGCTGGCGATTGCGCCCGACGTGAGCGTGTGGGTGGACGTTGAGGAATTTGAGCGGCTGCTGCTGGATGCCTACCGCACTGAACCGCCCGACCGCATACTGCTCGAACGCGCGGTTGATCTGGTTAAGGACGACCTGCTCAAAGACATTTACGCCGATTGGGCGCTGCTCGAACGCGAGCACACGCTCCAGCGGCTGTTGATCGCGCTGCGCCATCTGATCGGTCTGTGCCAGGCGGACGGCGACTGGCCCGCCGTGCTGACCCATGCGCATCGCCTGCTGGAACTGGACCCGCTGCAAGAAGTCGCGCATCGCGCCCTGATGACTGCTCACGCTGCCACCGGGGACCGCAGCGCGGCGCTGCGCGTCTACCAGCAGTGCGTCAAGGCACTCGACGAAGAACTGGGCGCGGACCCGCTGCCGGAGACAACTGCGCTCTATGGGGCGATCCGCGCGGGCGAAATGGTCAGCGCGATCCCGGTAACGCCGCCTGCCCCGCCGCCTGCCGCCAGCGCGGACTTGCAGCAAGTTCCGCTCGTCGGGCGCGAAGCGGAGCTGGCCGCCATCGCCACCGAGTGGCATATCTGTAGGTCTGGACGCAGCCGTTTGCTGCTGATCACCGGATCGGCAGGTATGGGAAAATCGCGGTTGGTGCAGGAAGCCGCCGAACGCCTGCCAGGGTCGGACGTCACGATCATCACGGGCAACTGCTACGCGATGGAGGCGGGCACGCCCTACCAGATGATCGCGGACGTGATGCACGCGGCGCTGGAGCACCTGGACGAGCCGCTCGACCCCGTTACGCGCGCCGACCTGATTCAACTCGTGCCGTCGCTGCAAGCCAACGTGCGCGAATCGCAGGTGATCCGCCTGAGCGCCGCACCGGACACCGCCGTGCGCCTGCAGGAGGCCGTGACCACCGTCATTCGACGACTGGCCTCGTCCGGGCGCGGGCTGTGGCTGATCGCGGAAGATCTGCACTGGGCCGACCCCGCCAGCCTGTCGTGCCTCAACCACGCGCTGCGCCGCTGCGCCGAGCTGCCGTTCATGGTGCTGGCGACCCTGCGCGACGAGGAAGTCTCATTCGACTCGCCGCTGATGGATTGGCCGAGCAATTCCGTGCACGCCCCGGCCCCCACGACGCGCATCCAACTCCGCCCACTGGCGCCGGATGTCGTGCGCGACCTGCTGGGGCAGATCACCACCGGGAACGATGCCGGGCGGCTGCTCGCATTCCTGAACCGTGAAACGGCGGGTAACCCGTTCTTTATGGTCGAGACGCTGCGTGCACTGATCGAGCAGGACATTCTGCGCGAGGGCGACGACGGTACGTGGCACCTTACCAACGGCGCACCCGTAGGCGACGAAGCGCTGCCGCTTTCGGACGTAGTGCTGCAAACGATCCGGGGCCGCATCCGGCGGCTGTCGCGGCCCGCACAGGACCTGCTGACGGTGGCGGCTGTGCTGGAACACGACCTCGACGAGCGCCTGCTGGTGCAACTGGTCGATCCGTCCGTTGCGATCGACCTCGCGCTGGACGACGTGCTGCGCGCGGTCATTCTCGAAGAGACGCAGCCGGGCCGCTACGAATTTACGCACATCAAGGTGCGCGAGATCATTTACGCCGACACAAGTGCGCCGCGCCGCCGCTTTCTGCATCGCCGCGCGGGGGAAGTATTGGCCACATCAGCCGCCGCTGCATCTCTGCCCGAAACCGCACGCCTGGCGTACCACTTCGGCCACGCGCACGAATGGACGCGCGCCCTGCTCTACCAGTGGCGCGCCGCGCGCACCGCGCAGCTCACCGGCGCGATGGCCGAAGCGAATCGCTACGCCGAAATCGTACAGGAACTGCTCGATCACCATGCCGCCGAAATCGATCCTGCCGCCTTGCCGGAACGCGTCGACGCGATCCGGTTCGATATGCTGGCGCTGCGGGCCGAGTTCCGGCGGCAGGCGGCGACGGGTGGCCTGTACTACCCGCCGGACCTGATCGCCGCCATCGACGTGCTGGTGCCCGCGCTGGACGAGCCGCGTCAGGCCCGTGCCGCGCTCCAGCAGGCGACGCACCGGCTCGGCCAGGGCGATCTGGCCGGGGCGCAAGACGCTGCCACGCAGGGCCGCAGGCTGTACACCGCGCTCGGTGACGACTGGGGCCAGATGGACGCCTTGCAGCACGCGATCGAGATCGCGTACCGCTCCGGCGATATCGTGGCCATGCATACACTGGTGGGTGAAATGCGCACGCTCAGCACCCGCAACGGCCTGCCGGAGATCCGGCAGGCGCTCGCACGGACGGAAATGCGGCTGGCCGTCTACGCCGGGAACTGGATGCAGGTGCTCAAACTGGCAATAACGCTCAGCGCGACGACCCAGCTCGATCCGGCGATCGCGTGGCTCCCGCTGGCGAACCTCGGCCTCGCTTACCTGAAGTTGGGCGCTTACGGCGAAGCAGAGAAAATCGCGCAGGAAGCGATCCGTGCCAGCGAAGTAACCGGCGTGCTGGGACTCGGCGCGCGGGTGCTGCTGGCGCAGCTCGCACTAGCGCGCGGCCAGCCCGCCGCCGCCCGCGACATGCTGCGCGATCTGCTGATTGCGCCGGACCCACTGCTAGGCGAGGTTGAGGTAGTGTCGCCCGCGCTGGCCCTGACGCGCTGCTGTGCCGCGCTGGGCGACGATGCGGAAGCGAAAAAGTGGGCGGGACGCGCGTCGCAGGCCATGAGTCGCGTCCGGCTGCCGATCCTCTACCCGCTGCCGCAGGTCGCGTGGGCCATCACGCACCTGGCCGCGGAACGCTACGAAGACGCGCAGCGCCGCCTGCTCTATCCGCTGGAATACATCATGCTGCTGGAAGATACGTCCCCGCAGGAGATTTTTGCGTTGCGAGCGGCGGCGGCGCATGGCCTGGGGGATGAAACCGCCGCCCGGCTATGGCTGGCAGAGGCCCAGGCCGCGCTCGAAGAACAGGCCGCCGCCATCGACGACCCGGCCTACCGCAAATCGTTTCTGGACGAAGTGAGCCTTCACCGCTTCATCCGGCGCGCGCACGGGGGCGCGCCCTGGCAGCCACGCGACGCGCTGGCCTTCCCCGACGCCGCACGCAGCAGCCCCTAA